From Cellulophaga lytica DSM 7489, a single genomic window includes:
- a CDS encoding aldehyde dehydrogenase, whose amino-acid sequence MMEILQKQQTFFKSQQTKNITYRKQALIKLKQEITKREADICDAIYADFKKPRFESMAAETQFVLAELNYVIKHLKKWARPEKVSGALLNFPSSDWLYKEPYGTVLIVAPWNYPFQLAIAPLIGAIAAGNTAVIKPSEITPNTSKIIVEIITAVFSDAYVAVVEGGVEVSKNLLAQKWDYIFFTGSTKVGKIFYKNAAEHLTPITLELGGKNPAIVDTTANIKLAAKRIVWGKFLNAGQTCIATDYILVHKDVKDKLIIALQKSIEDSYGKNIEDSSDYARTVSKNHFNNLNDLLEGQEIIFGGQTNAKDNYMAPTLVNEPSLDSKLMQGEIFGPILPIIAYTTEEDIQKYVLNYGKPLATYVFSTNRKFQQKIITKYSFGGGAINDTVIHITNKKLPFGGVGSSGIGAYHGKTSFDTFTHQKAIIKRANWLEAPLRYPPYNLPLKLVEKVKHLF is encoded by the coding sequence ATGATGGAGATACTACAAAAGCAACAAACGTTTTTTAAGTCGCAGCAAACTAAAAATATAACTTACCGTAAACAAGCTTTAATAAAACTTAAGCAAGAAATTACCAAAAGGGAAGCAGACATTTGTGATGCTATTTATGCAGATTTTAAAAAACCTAGGTTTGAGTCTATGGCTGCAGAAACTCAATTTGTACTAGCAGAACTTAACTACGTTATTAAGCATCTTAAAAAGTGGGCTAGACCAGAAAAAGTTTCTGGTGCATTATTAAATTTTCCTTCGTCAGATTGGTTGTATAAAGAGCCTTATGGCACTGTGCTTATTGTTGCTCCTTGGAACTACCCTTTTCAATTAGCAATTGCACCCTTAATTGGTGCTATTGCAGCTGGTAATACTGCTGTTATTAAACCATCAGAAATTACTCCAAATACATCAAAAATAATAGTAGAAATTATAACTGCTGTTTTTAGTGATGCCTATGTTGCTGTTGTAGAAGGTGGCGTAGAAGTCTCTAAAAACTTACTAGCCCAAAAATGGGATTATATTTTTTTTACGGGAAGTACCAAAGTAGGAAAAATATTTTACAAAAACGCAGCTGAACACTTAACACCTATTACCCTAGAACTTGGCGGAAAAAACCCAGCTATAGTAGATACTACCGCCAACATAAAACTAGCTGCTAAACGTATAGTTTGGGGTAAATTTTTAAATGCCGGACAAACCTGTATTGCTACAGACTACATTTTAGTACATAAAGATGTAAAAGATAAATTAATAATAGCTTTACAAAAAAGCATAGAAGACTCTTATGGTAAAAACATAGAAGACTCTAGTGATTATGCACGTACAGTAAGTAAAAACCACTTTAACAACTTAAATGATTTACTAGAGGGACAAGAAATTATTTTTGGTGGACAAACAAATGCCAAAGATAATTATATGGCCCCTACGCTTGTAAACGAACCTAGTTTAGATAGCAAATTAATGCAAGGTGAAATTTTTGGCCCTATTTTACCAATTATTGCATATACTACAGAAGAAGATATACAAAAATATGTTTTAAACTATGGTAAGCCCCTTGCTACGTATGTATTTTCTACAAACAGAAAATTTCAACAAAAAATAATAACCAAATACAGTTTTGGTGGTGGTGCAATTAACGACACTGTTATACATATAACCAATAAAAAACTACCGTTTGGTGGCGTAGGTTCTAGTGGTATTGGCGCCTATCATGGTAAAACTTCTTTTGATACTTTTACGCACCAAAAAGCCATTATAAAAAG